A region from the Vicia villosa cultivar HV-30 ecotype Madison, WI linkage group LG3, Vvil1.0, whole genome shotgun sequence genome encodes:
- the LOC131659680 gene encoding uncharacterized protein LOC131659680 encodes MEVLTALMRKAEEIGDFWGFKIDVNEEVDLIQFADDIIIILEGDAANLWSMKVIHKGFELMSGLRIHFHKNNIYGINVGDWFLNAASSFLSCKVGSLPFKFLGVKVGGNPRNILMWKDLISFLRKRLAVWRGKNLSIAGRVVLINAVFNAIPIYFYLSTKLRLSGGDPKKMIHWVCWDTVCKSREEGGLGVKNVQIMNVALISKWKWRILTENDAVWCGILKARYGKVKLKVLVGDIPVVGKKDSVW; translated from the exons ATGGAGGTCCTAACGGCTCTAATGAGGAAGGCGGAAGAAATAGGAGATTTCTGGGGGTTTAAAATAGATGTTAATGAGGAGGTTGATTTGattcaattcgcggatgacatAATTATTATTTTGGAGGGAGATGCTGCAAATTTATGGAGTATGAAAGTCATTCATAAAGGTTTTGAGTTAATGTCGGGTTTGAGGATACATTTTCATAAGAATAATATTTATGGGATTAATGTTGGTGATTGGTTTCTTAATGCGGCTTCTAGTTTTCTTTCGTGCAAAGTGGGAAGTTTACCGTTTAAGTTCCTAGGTGTTAAAGTGGGTGGTAATCCTAGAAATATTTTAATGTGGAAAGATTTAATCtcgtttttaagaaaaaggttagCCGTTTGGAGAGGTAAGAATCTTAGTATAGCGGGGCGTGTGGTTTTAATCAACGCGGTGTTTAATGCTATTcctatatatttttatctttctACAAAGCTCCGTCTAAG CGGGGGAGATCCTAAAAAAATGATCCATTGGGTGTGTTGGGACACCGTTTGTAAATCTAGAGAGGAAGGTGGTTTAGGTGTCAAAAATGTGCAAATTATGAATGTGGCGCTTATTAGtaagtggaagtggaggattTTAACCGAGAATGATGCAGTTTGGTGTGGTATCCTCAAAGCTAGATATGGTAAGGTGAAACTTAAGGTTTTAGTAGGAGATATACCGGTGGTGGGAAAGAAAGATTCCGTATGGTGA